One stretch of Schlesneria sp. DSM 10557 DNA includes these proteins:
- a CDS encoding WD40 repeat domain-containing protein: protein MRVCDFLVLQPAAVLLSLFGLCGVVLGVTGCSTEVPQGAAPTSQSTEVRKSETQADAPASVPSTANTGSDSPRSTPVKTAENSKEEQSGRVGPDPVPHQENEVADGTLVSPGSEVSNLPVTGSSVAEAASQKKALPPPSADQIARWGHVQRTPFRLLACRDGFGDPLVQCIALSPDGSRFAVGGAKLTLWNTSETEPTIDLLAEVKGEEGNRPIHSAAISPDGTFLAAGDHKGILRIWKLDEQSEATAIRAHEGRLMQLAISPSSQRVATTSYDGEVRLWETATGKNVKKLKVSDRQLSALGFVNDDLLAIAGSEVSLWDIPSGERKSLLTTGPVVHSSFGLSPDRKIVAFADADSKTHFWEIDKEERSPLVLHDAAPRVIAFSADGKQLAVVDQDSTVRIFDAITGQTVQVLDANGSRTADLRWHPAGALIVASETGRVRIWGTNESATILKIEPLSLPEVAAISAESQTPASSAQLQNVIDIRSFPRFPGGIPQWSDFGIAAYQVTASQEEVEQFYRYVLPLFGWTESTEANETQPGLSFTKDHCRLSVAFQPGQVPGPEGALSVNLHFAGHFDVRTLPRVSAIPSPSDWNSFSFVSYRSKADMTELEVELLKKLHEQGWTPFSRLNASSLEQPDLRLYSLLNRGNTLSVMIGYPADAADQLAVQINVAVTPKSLPIPPDAGWVEFDSSTDLQMVATTTMNLDQSIEFYDREMAREGWLKRLTGRAKEEDRAWLPYVRGQQEVIVRLKSLSAGQTRVIVGDAERNSWQLKEQSGEASTSAQTLFEAADIPVPKEATNVKFDADQKQITYDLPGISPPNAADSFVEHLSKSEWKREKSGVISDEYVLVTCSKGKAEVQLRARALADKTTVIISGDGLAWAKPLPAPAVRVSYGTWLRREKRDATLKLLDEFAREMTAIPASKPTGR from the coding sequence ATGCGTGTATGCGATTTTCTCGTTCTCCAGCCGGCGGCCGTTCTCCTGAGTCTGTTCGGACTCTGTGGTGTAGTACTCGGAGTGACGGGCTGCAGTACAGAAGTACCGCAGGGAGCTGCGCCGACTTCTCAATCCACCGAAGTACGCAAGAGCGAAACTCAAGCGGATGCACCGGCGTCTGTCCCATCAACGGCCAACACGGGTTCTGATTCCCCTCGTTCCACTCCTGTCAAGACGGCTGAGAACAGTAAAGAAGAGCAATCGGGGCGCGTCGGGCCTGATCCCGTGCCCCACCAGGAAAACGAAGTCGCCGATGGCACGCTCGTGTCGCCTGGATCGGAAGTCAGCAACCTCCCCGTCACGGGGTCGAGTGTGGCCGAGGCAGCCTCGCAAAAGAAGGCTTTGCCCCCCCCTTCTGCCGATCAAATCGCACGCTGGGGTCACGTTCAGCGCACACCCTTTCGTCTGCTTGCGTGTCGAGACGGTTTTGGGGATCCCCTTGTCCAATGCATCGCCCTCAGCCCCGACGGCAGCCGATTCGCCGTTGGAGGAGCAAAGCTGACCCTTTGGAACACATCAGAAACCGAGCCGACAATTGATCTGCTCGCCGAGGTCAAAGGAGAAGAGGGGAATCGCCCAATCCATTCTGCAGCGATTTCACCGGACGGAACTTTCCTCGCCGCCGGAGATCACAAAGGGATACTCCGCATCTGGAAGCTCGACGAACAATCCGAGGCGACCGCGATCCGCGCACATGAGGGACGGTTGATGCAACTGGCGATATCTCCCTCGTCGCAGAGGGTTGCCACAACCAGTTACGATGGGGAAGTACGGCTCTGGGAGACTGCCACGGGGAAAAATGTCAAGAAACTGAAAGTCAGTGATCGCCAGCTGTCGGCCCTTGGCTTCGTCAACGATGACTTGCTCGCCATTGCCGGAAGCGAAGTCAGCCTCTGGGACATACCCAGCGGCGAGCGGAAATCCCTGCTCACAACAGGCCCGGTTGTTCACTCCTCATTCGGCCTGTCGCCGGACCGAAAAATTGTCGCATTTGCTGACGCCGACTCGAAAACTCATTTCTGGGAGATCGACAAAGAAGAACGTTCGCCGCTGGTCCTGCACGACGCGGCGCCACGTGTGATCGCGTTTTCGGCCGATGGGAAACAACTTGCTGTCGTGGACCAGGACTCGACCGTGCGGATTTTCGACGCCATCACAGGTCAGACGGTGCAGGTCCTGGACGCGAATGGTAGCAGGACGGCAGATTTGAGATGGCATCCCGCAGGTGCACTGATTGTTGCGTCTGAGACCGGTCGAGTTCGCATCTGGGGAACGAACGAGTCGGCAACGATATTGAAAATTGAACCGTTGTCGCTTCCTGAAGTCGCGGCAATCTCGGCGGAGAGCCAAACCCCTGCATCATCCGCTCAGCTACAGAATGTCATCGATATCCGATCCTTCCCCCGCTTTCCCGGTGGCATACCTCAATGGAGCGACTTTGGAATCGCCGCTTATCAGGTCACCGCTTCCCAGGAAGAAGTCGAGCAGTTTTACCGATACGTGCTACCCCTGTTCGGCTGGACGGAGTCGACTGAGGCGAACGAGACACAGCCGGGACTCAGCTTTACCAAAGATCACTGTCGACTTTCCGTCGCGTTTCAGCCGGGACAGGTACCCGGACCGGAGGGGGCATTGTCGGTCAATCTGCATTTTGCGGGTCACTTCGACGTTCGCACACTGCCGCGGGTCTCAGCAATCCCTTCCCCGAGTGACTGGAATTCGTTCTCTTTCGTTTCGTACCGCTCCAAAGCGGATATGACCGAGCTGGAAGTCGAGTTGCTCAAAAAATTGCACGAGCAGGGATGGACACCCTTCAGTCGGTTGAACGCCTCCAGTCTTGAGCAACCGGACTTGCGTCTGTACTCATTGCTCAATCGCGGAAACACGCTTTCGGTGATGATTGGATACCCCGCTGACGCGGCTGACCAGTTGGCCGTTCAGATCAATGTTGCGGTCACGCCCAAATCATTGCCGATCCCTCCTGATGCTGGCTGGGTCGAATTTGATTCATCCACCGACTTGCAGATGGTCGCCACGACCACCATGAACCTGGATCAATCGATCGAATTCTATGACCGCGAAATGGCTCGAGAGGGATGGTTGAAGCGGCTGACAGGCAGAGCGAAAGAGGAAGACAGGGCATGGCTGCCTTATGTGCGTGGGCAGCAGGAAGTGATTGTGCGTCTTAAGTCGCTCTCCGCAGGACAAACGCGAGTCATCGTTGGCGATGCGGAAAGAAACTCATGGCAATTGAAGGAACAGTCCGGCGAAGCTTCCACCTCGGCGCAGACGCTTTTTGAAGCGGCGGATATCCCGGTCCCGAAAGAAGCAACGAATGTCAAATTTGACGCCGATCAAAAACAGATCACGTATGATCTACCCGGTATCTCGCCCCCCAATGCGGCCGACTCGTTCGTGGAACATCTGTCGAAGTCGGAATGGAAACGAGAAAAATCGGGTGTCATCAGCGATGAGTATGTGCTGGTGACCTGCTCGAAGGGAAAAGCAGAAGTTCAATTGCGTGCGAGGGCTCTCGCGGACAAGACCACAGTGATAATCAGCGGAGACGGATTGGCGTGGGCGAAGCCACTCCCTGCCCCTGCGGTTCGAGTTTCTTACGGCACGTGGCTTCGCCGTGAGAAGCGGGATGCCACACTGAAACTGCTGGATGAATTCGCCCGTGAGATGACGGCCATCCCCGCAAGCAAACCGACGGGTCGGTGA
- a CDS encoding carboxypeptidase-like regulatory domain-containing protein: protein MTPLTLAVRWTCMASLVFTIGCGGSAGPKLAPVSGVVTAGDEPFEGGLVRFVPKPGTNLNSRESLTDAEGKYKIEFFKGKPGLEPGEYKVMFSLYQMPDGSPAPDQSDEQDPKHPNELGAVQFVAPEFETGKAPACEVTVPPEGGQFDFELPPLKAQPTKLGNKSARR, encoded by the coding sequence ATGACACCGTTAACCTTGGCCGTACGTTGGACTTGTATGGCCAGCCTCGTCTTTACTATTGGGTGCGGCGGTTCCGCTGGCCCGAAACTCGCCCCCGTGAGCGGTGTAGTCACCGCGGGAGATGAACCGTTCGAAGGAGGACTGGTTCGATTCGTCCCGAAGCCCGGCACCAACCTGAACAGCCGCGAGTCACTGACAGACGCCGAGGGGAAATACAAGATCGAATTCTTCAAAGGAAAGCCCGGACTGGAACCGGGCGAGTACAAAGTCATGTTTTCACTTTATCAGATGCCGGACGGGTCCCCTGCCCCTGACCAATCGGATGAGCAGGATCCGAAGCATCCCAACGAACTGGGCGCAGTCCAATTCGTAGCACCCGAATTTGAAACGGGGAAAGCACCAGCCTGTGAAGTCACAGTCCCGCCCGAAGGGGGCCAGTTCGACTTCGAACTGCCGCCGCTCAAAGCTCAACCGACGAAGCTCGGAAACAAGTCAGCACGACGGTAA
- a CDS encoding acyl-CoA desaturase: MSGDTSTLAGGAQSDAVDNNKWKDGLEWSAVLWIGFLHLGALLAPFYFSWVGLTLFAFLSWVTGSLGICIGFHRLLTHSSFETYRPIRWFFALCGTLAGEGPPIMWVAAHRKHHRFSDQEHDPHSPRDGAWWSHMNWMFPRHGSQHWAQLYRQYAPDLMKDRSLRLLDRGFLWIHLGLGIIMFGAGLLIWDLNTAISLVAWGMFARLVYMLHVTWAVNSASHMWGYRTYQTRDNSRNLWWVGILAWGEGWHNNHHAFPRVACHGHRWWEIDMSYAIVGLMKRTGLAWNVVKRPAITHEAVSTVQFDIENELVVDEAVKRISA, translated from the coding sequence ATGAGCGGTGACACCAGTACGCTAGCCGGGGGCGCGCAAAGTGACGCCGTAGATAACAACAAATGGAAAGACGGGCTGGAATGGTCAGCCGTGCTCTGGATCGGGTTTCTGCACCTGGGAGCGTTGCTGGCGCCGTTCTACTTCTCGTGGGTCGGACTGACGTTATTTGCATTCCTGAGCTGGGTGACTGGCAGTCTGGGAATCTGCATCGGTTTCCATCGTCTGCTCACCCATTCCAGCTTTGAGACATACCGGCCGATTCGCTGGTTCTTCGCACTCTGCGGGACGCTGGCCGGGGAAGGCCCCCCAATCATGTGGGTGGCAGCCCATCGAAAGCACCACCGTTTCAGTGATCAGGAGCATGATCCCCACTCGCCTCGTGACGGCGCCTGGTGGAGCCACATGAACTGGATGTTCCCGCGGCACGGATCACAGCACTGGGCTCAACTCTATCGCCAATATGCGCCGGACCTGATGAAGGACCGATCGCTGCGGCTGCTGGATCGAGGTTTCCTCTGGATTCATCTCGGCCTGGGAATCATCATGTTCGGTGCTGGTCTGCTGATCTGGGATCTGAACACAGCGATTTCTCTTGTTGCCTGGGGCATGTTCGCCCGGCTGGTCTACATGCTGCATGTCACCTGGGCTGTGAACTCGGCTTCGCACATGTGGGGATATCGCACTTACCAGACACGTGACAACAGTCGAAATCTGTGGTGGGTCGGGATCCTTGCCTGGGGCGAAGGGTGGCACAACAACCATCACGCCTTTCCTCGCGTTGCCTGCCATGGACACCGCTGGTGGGAAATCGACATGAGCTACGCAATTGTCGGTTTGATGAAACGGACTGGATTGGCTTGGAATGTTGTGAAACGCCCAGCCATCACTCATGAGGCAGTATCGACGGTGCAATTCGACATCGAAAATGAACTGGTCGTCGATGAAGCCGTAAAACGAATCTCGGCTTGA
- a CDS encoding BatA and WFA domain-containing protein codes for MSLLHPALLFGLGLAAIPIVLHLLLRAKPKRLIFPALRLIQQNRRQNVRRLQLRHLWLLLLRVLVIAMIVFALTRPSLPPANYGLIWREWLTLLLVAGLALATYFAVLHRWKGRGWSRNEWLTRRTFLRGGLGTAVVLGLMLGVGVPYARRVSAEIKDPVPKVADQLPVAAVLLFDNSPSMSYRQGNQSRLQAAQQIARDHLSRLPSGSKVAVTTSHDTTAPAFSLDLQAARSRIDATEIKTTSLSLNERLRTALLGQEDDRRRITGEQSSLPEDKRQDRYLREIYLFTDLTRSAWREESSTALLDELERLKTVAVYLIDVGEPTPSNAGITGVRLSRETVPAGGPLRLEVMLSAVGAVKSDLTVEFLVGGPDGKLLKRGQQSAQLEKGVERQLTFEIPQVAPPYQQGELRIVGSDPLAIDDMASFTVRTLPPLKVLVVAGSKDAAFYWQSALDYVASARISDFRTEFRPVSQLGGIDFKTFDVIFLINLPSPDQALWKRFQSYVDAGGGLGVFLGAPSSVLSTRPGSNQIDPVSYNTSEAQSLLPAKLVAVTTAGAKPHYMDLRQTQHVLLKRLEETGVFAEFGSMEIRRYWRVDPHGAAVTVARLDGQQGSPVLLERRVGRGRVMLMSTSVDNEQWNDLVGTAFSFVFADQLTQYLAQQASFRSNFVVGDEVALPLEREQAPQKIVVRMPDFKQRTEDATAAAGILNLKDLTTIGSYQVDSAAGQPDFHSGFSIRLPTSESDLRRLETNDLDSMLGQGRYAVSRDPLSLVRTVATGRMGQEMYSFVVGLLVAVFALEQFTATYFYRTDEV; via the coding sequence ATGTCGCTTTTGCATCCCGCATTATTGTTTGGATTGGGACTGGCTGCAATTCCCATCGTGCTTCATCTCCTGTTGCGCGCCAAACCCAAACGGCTGATTTTTCCTGCATTGCGACTCATTCAACAGAACCGTCGACAGAACGTCCGTCGGTTGCAATTGCGACATCTCTGGCTGCTTTTGTTGCGAGTGCTCGTCATTGCGATGATCGTCTTCGCACTGACGCGCCCCTCTCTCCCGCCCGCCAACTACGGCTTGATCTGGCGCGAGTGGCTCACGTTGCTGCTGGTAGCCGGACTGGCACTGGCGACGTACTTTGCGGTCCTTCATCGCTGGAAGGGCCGGGGCTGGTCGCGGAATGAGTGGCTGACTCGGCGTACCTTCCTGCGAGGTGGCCTTGGCACCGCCGTGGTTCTGGGGTTGATGCTGGGGGTCGGCGTCCCCTACGCGCGGCGAGTTTCAGCTGAAATCAAAGATCCGGTGCCGAAAGTCGCCGATCAGCTTCCCGTGGCCGCAGTGTTACTCTTCGACAACAGCCCGAGTATGAGCTATCGACAGGGGAACCAGAGCCGACTGCAGGCGGCTCAGCAAATTGCGCGCGATCATCTGAGTCGACTTCCCTCAGGAAGCAAGGTTGCTGTGACGACATCTCATGACACAACGGCGCCTGCTTTCTCGCTTGACCTTCAGGCGGCTCGGAGCCGAATCGATGCCACGGAAATCAAGACGACCTCTCTGTCATTAAACGAGCGTCTGAGAACCGCGCTGCTGGGGCAGGAGGACGACCGACGTCGCATCACGGGAGAACAGTCGTCCCTTCCAGAAGATAAACGGCAGGATCGATATCTGAGAGAGATTTACCTGTTCACGGATCTGACCCGTTCCGCGTGGCGCGAGGAAAGTTCGACTGCGTTGCTGGACGAACTGGAACGGCTCAAGACGGTCGCTGTGTATCTGATCGATGTGGGTGAGCCAACGCCGTCCAATGCGGGAATCACCGGGGTGAGGCTGTCCCGCGAAACTGTTCCCGCCGGGGGTCCCCTGCGACTGGAAGTCATGCTGTCCGCCGTCGGGGCCGTGAAGTCCGATCTGACAGTTGAGTTTCTGGTGGGAGGTCCCGACGGGAAGCTGCTCAAGCGGGGTCAACAGTCCGCCCAACTCGAAAAAGGTGTCGAACGGCAACTGACGTTTGAGATTCCCCAGGTTGCTCCCCCCTATCAGCAGGGCGAGCTCCGTATCGTGGGATCTGATCCGTTGGCCATCGATGACATGGCGAGTTTCACCGTCCGAACGCTGCCCCCTCTGAAGGTGCTTGTCGTCGCTGGATCCAAAGATGCGGCATTCTACTGGCAGTCTGCGCTCGACTACGTTGCTTCTGCCCGCATCAGTGACTTTCGGACAGAGTTTCGTCCGGTCAGTCAGCTCGGCGGCATCGATTTCAAAACCTTTGACGTGATTTTTCTGATCAACCTGCCGTCACCGGATCAGGCACTGTGGAAGCGGTTCCAGAGTTATGTCGACGCCGGCGGGGGATTGGGAGTGTTTCTGGGAGCTCCCAGTTCTGTATTGAGTACTCGCCCCGGTTCCAACCAGATCGATCCAGTTTCATATAACACTTCGGAAGCGCAGAGTCTGCTTCCGGCAAAGCTTGTGGCCGTGACGACTGCGGGGGCCAAGCCTCATTACATGGACTTGCGGCAGACGCAGCACGTACTGCTGAAGCGGTTGGAAGAGACAGGTGTATTCGCCGAATTCGGTTCGATGGAAATTCGCCGTTACTGGAGGGTTGATCCTCACGGTGCTGCGGTGACGGTGGCGCGGTTGGATGGGCAGCAGGGATCACCCGTGTTGTTGGAACGACGCGTGGGCCGCGGCCGGGTGATGCTCATGTCGACGTCCGTAGATAACGAGCAGTGGAATGATCTCGTCGGGACGGCGTTCTCGTTTGTGTTTGCCGATCAGTTGACTCAGTATCTGGCTCAGCAGGCTTCATTCCGGTCGAATTTTGTCGTCGGTGACGAAGTTGCTCTTCCCCTGGAACGGGAGCAAGCGCCCCAGAAAATCGTCGTCCGCATGCCCGACTTCAAGCAGCGAACAGAGGATGCGACCGCAGCAGCGGGGATCTTGAATCTGAAGGATCTGACCACGATTGGTTCCTACCAGGTCGATTCTGCAGCAGGGCAGCCCGACTTTCACAGCGGATTCAGCATCCGCCTGCCGACCAGCGAAAGCGATTTGCGACGGCTGGAAACGAATGATCTGGACTCAATGCTCGGACAAGGGCGTTACGCGGTCAGCCGCGATCCTCTGAGTCTCGTTCGCACAGTCGCCACCGGACGCATGGGGCAGGAAATGTACAGCTTTGTTGTGGGATTGCTGGTCGCTGTTTTTGCGTTGGAACAGTTCACGGCTACGTATTTCTATCGAACGGATGAAGTCTGA
- a CDS encoding acyltransferase family protein, translated as MSLVTDKSETKSSSPARSEPAAAPDTMSVADAAVATKRFVFVDGLRGLAALGIVLFHIWWYEPPPYPWLDSIHWIVDATFIRIRAGVQVLLVISGFVIAYTCRKTWVTPREVSLFTLRRLIRLVPAYWFTLGCVVLVNLVCDAAGDFASPYEGELTIARLSAHLTFLQDILGHEALSAGIWTICIEMQFYVVAILGWGIAQHFFPRPVPSEPRPSAFALLAVFAPLGFASLFYWRMLESTTPWVIHFTWMFFLGMATWWTLDRSLPKFCYGIVIGIALVELAFDDEWWYENSVALLTSISIFVAGSFDRLHRWLNWPWLQYLGRISYSLYLIHFPVCHLVITTAWKLFDDQPTSNQASAILLSALGLSLVAAHALYTFVEAPSLRLSAILKRTAT; from the coding sequence GTGTCACTGGTGACCGATAAATCCGAAACCAAGTCTTCCAGTCCCGCCCGATCAGAACCCGCTGCGGCACCGGATACCATGAGCGTTGCCGATGCGGCAGTTGCGACGAAACGGTTTGTTTTTGTGGATGGACTGCGGGGGCTGGCGGCCCTGGGGATCGTACTTTTCCACATCTGGTGGTACGAACCCCCGCCGTATCCCTGGCTGGATTCAATTCACTGGATCGTAGACGCTACATTCATTCGGATCCGAGCAGGTGTGCAGGTGCTGCTCGTCATCAGCGGATTTGTGATCGCTTACACCTGCAGGAAGACCTGGGTCACACCGCGCGAGGTCAGTCTGTTCACCCTCCGCCGGTTGATCCGACTCGTTCCGGCTTACTGGTTCACGCTGGGGTGCGTGGTGCTGGTCAATCTTGTCTGCGACGCCGCGGGGGATTTCGCGTCCCCGTATGAAGGGGAACTCACGATCGCGCGCCTCTCGGCTCATCTGACCTTTCTTCAGGACATTCTGGGGCATGAGGCGCTCAGTGCGGGGATCTGGACGATCTGCATTGAGATGCAATTTTACGTGGTCGCAATTCTGGGGTGGGGGATTGCTCAGCATTTTTTTCCGCGCCCCGTTCCATCGGAGCCGCGTCCCTCGGCGTTTGCCCTGCTGGCGGTGTTTGCGCCACTAGGCTTCGCCTCACTTTTCTATTGGAGAATGCTGGAAAGCACGACGCCGTGGGTCATTCATTTCACCTGGATGTTTTTTCTGGGGATGGCCACCTGGTGGACACTGGATCGAAGTCTTCCCAAGTTCTGTTACGGTATCGTCATCGGAATCGCACTTGTCGAACTGGCCTTCGATGATGAGTGGTGGTACGAGAACAGCGTCGCCCTGCTGACGTCGATTTCAATTTTTGTAGCGGGCTCGTTTGATCGACTTCATCGCTGGCTTAACTGGCCGTGGCTGCAGTATCTGGGCAGGATTTCCTACAGTCTTTACCTGATCCATTTCCCTGTCTGCCACCTGGTGATCACCACGGCGTGGAAGTTGTTCGACGATCAGCCCACCTCGAATCAGGCATCGGCGATACTCCTGTCAGCTCTTGGACTCAGTCTCGTCGCTGCTCATGCGCTTTACACGTTTGTGGAAGCTCCAAGCCTGCGACTTTCCGCGATTTTGAAACGCACAGCGACGTGA
- a CDS encoding formylglycine-generating enzyme family protein yields the protein MRNHLRRGATGVLATIACLFVSTELTAQAPDKNVISNSINMKLVEIPAGEFEMGAEADIEETLRKFPDCDRTWMMAELPRHKVKITKPFYMGQYEVTLNQFLKFYHDSKYKIDAEIDGNPSWGFDKEGNLIESLRFRPWDPIAWKIELNHPVIYVTWDDAVAFCDWLTAKEGHLYRLPTEAEWEYACRAGTSSQYSFGDNPEELVKHANSADNSRLKFFYPGTTDADVRSRFVSGDDKFVWTAPIGRFQPNNFGLYDMHGNGWEWCSDYFEQNYYEDSPTEDPLGPVEGETHVLRGGGFYDGPFHLRCARRHSELPSGRDYGSSFRVVREK from the coding sequence ATGCGGAATCATCTGAGACGCGGAGCTACCGGGGTGCTCGCGACAATCGCCTGCTTGTTTGTGTCGACTGAACTTACAGCTCAGGCGCCAGACAAAAACGTCATCTCCAATTCGATCAATATGAAGCTGGTCGAGATTCCCGCAGGCGAATTTGAAATGGGGGCGGAAGCAGATATCGAAGAAACGCTCCGTAAATTCCCCGACTGTGATCGCACCTGGATGATGGCCGAACTTCCCCGGCACAAGGTGAAGATCACCAAGCCGTTCTACATGGGGCAGTACGAAGTAACGCTCAACCAGTTCCTGAAGTTCTATCACGATTCCAAATACAAAATTGACGCGGAAATCGATGGAAACCCGAGTTGGGGATTCGACAAAGAGGGCAACCTCATTGAGTCGTTGCGATTCCGCCCTTGGGATCCGATCGCCTGGAAAATCGAACTCAACCATCCTGTGATTTATGTCACCTGGGACGACGCGGTCGCCTTTTGTGACTGGTTGACGGCGAAAGAAGGGCACCTGTACCGGCTTCCGACAGAGGCTGAATGGGAATACGCCTGTCGGGCTGGCACCTCGTCTCAATATTCCTTCGGGGATAACCCGGAAGAACTCGTAAAGCACGCCAATAGCGCCGACAACAGTCGGTTGAAATTCTTCTATCCAGGGACTACCGATGCGGACGTGCGTTCCCGTTTCGTGTCGGGAGACGACAAGTTCGTCTGGACAGCCCCCATCGGACGGTTCCAGCCGAACAACTTCGGTCTGTACGACATGCACGGAAACGGCTGGGAATGGTGCTCGGACTATTTCGAGCAGAACTACTACGAAGATTCACCAACCGAAGACCCGCTCGGTCCCGTGGAAGGGGAAACGCATGTCCTGCGAGGGGGCGGGTTCTACGATGGCCCCTTTCACCTGCGATGTGCCCGAAGGCATAGTGAATTGCCGTCGGGGCGCGACTACGGCTCGAGCTTTCGCGTTGTTCGAGAAAAGTAA
- a CDS encoding S1C family serine protease, whose translation MRFPLLTGMALALCVSVAVLRADVIELKTGHKVEGDVLKQQAETLYVDIGVDVIKIPLSQIKSRVAAGESANVPEQVHKHRLYRTAQLPRRSIKELTEKFGEGVVLVQTPGGLGSGFIVNENGFCVTNYHVIERETRIATTIFHREKDGSFNRRRIDDVRIVALNPFFDLALLQIPVQKDLAFKPTFLAEDDDLQEGEEVFAIGNPLGLERSVSQGIIGTKNRNFRGQVYIQTTAEINPGNSGGPLFNSRGEVIGVTNMKLLFAEGLGFAIPTPYVKLFLDNHEAFAFDRNNPNTGFRYLDAPHRKVAGEPKESE comes from the coding sequence ATGCGGTTTCCTTTGCTGACAGGGATGGCCTTGGCGCTATGCGTCTCGGTTGCGGTTCTGAGAGCTGATGTGATCGAGTTAAAAACTGGTCACAAGGTGGAAGGGGATGTCCTGAAGCAACAAGCGGAAACGCTGTATGTCGACATCGGGGTGGACGTCATCAAGATTCCGCTGAGCCAGATCAAGTCGCGGGTGGCGGCCGGTGAATCGGCCAACGTGCCCGAGCAGGTTCATAAGCACCGGCTCTATCGAACAGCTCAACTTCCCCGCCGCAGCATCAAAGAGCTGACGGAGAAATTTGGAGAAGGGGTGGTCCTGGTCCAGACGCCGGGGGGGCTTGGTTCTGGTTTTATCGTCAACGAGAACGGATTCTGCGTCACGAACTATCACGTCATTGAACGTGAGACCCGGATTGCGACGACCATCTTTCATCGTGAGAAAGACGGGTCATTCAATCGGCGGCGGATTGATGACGTGCGGATTGTCGCTTTAAACCCATTTTTCGACCTGGCACTGCTGCAAATCCCGGTGCAGAAGGATCTGGCCTTCAAGCCAACATTTCTTGCGGAAGATGATGATTTGCAGGAAGGAGAAGAGGTTTTCGCCATCGGCAATCCTCTCGGGCTGGAACGGTCCGTTTCACAGGGAATCATCGGGACCAAGAATCGAAACTTTCGGGGTCAGGTCTATATCCAGACGACCGCAGAGATTAACCCGGGGAATAGTGGAGGTCCGCTGTTCAACTCTCGCGGCGAAGTCATCGGGGTCACGAATATGAAGCTGTTATTTGCTGAAGGTCTGGGCTTTGCCATTCCGACGCCTTACGTAAAACTGTTTCTGGACAATCATGAAGCCTTTGCATTCGATCGCAACAATCCCAACACGGGCTTTCGCTATCTCGATGCACCTCATCGCAAGGTGGCCGGCGAGCCAAAGGAATCAGAGTAG
- a CDS encoding DUF2752 domain-containing protein — MSNFRQSTGAPVGNVGRAVLLAMALALSIGFGAAILLDPDPRGFGTHQQFGLPPCTFRLLFGVPCPGCGMTTCFSHFVRGQFAGAVRANVAGTVLAMVCALLIPWSVWSAVRSRLWMVDEPVTVVSVLMLTVGGLTVVVWIARLLPLI; from the coding sequence ATGTCAAACTTTCGGCAGTCCACCGGAGCCCCTGTCGGGAACGTCGGTCGAGCGGTTCTGCTCGCCATGGCGCTCGCCCTGTCAATCGGTTTTGGTGCCGCCATTCTGCTGGATCCCGATCCCCGAGGTTTCGGGACTCATCAGCAGTTTGGGCTGCCTCCATGCACATTTCGACTGTTATTTGGTGTCCCATGTCCCGGCTGTGGAATGACAACCTGTTTTTCTCACTTCGTCAGAGGTCAGTTCGCGGGTGCGGTTCGCGCCAATGTGGCCGGAACCGTACTGGCCATGGTCTGCGCGTTACTGATTCCTTGGTCGGTCTGGAGCGCTGTTCGAAGCCGTCTCTGGATGGTGGATGAACCGGTCACTGTGGTCAGTGTGTTGATGCTAACGGTTGGCGGTCTGACGGTTGTGGTATGGATTGCCCGCCTGCTTCCGCTGATCTGA